Proteins found in one Lycium ferocissimum isolate CSIRO_LF1 chromosome 6, AGI_CSIRO_Lferr_CH_V1, whole genome shotgun sequence genomic segment:
- the LOC132058802 gene encoding rho GDP-dissociation inhibitor 1-like translates to MSLAVRVAESSSNMGFDENKVTICEGNKGIVADSDPEIENIGPVENKVNRQMSESSIYTTDQEEDDDETNNKIELGPQCSLKEQFEKDKDDESLRRWKEQLLGSVDINAVGESLDPEVKILSLEIKSPGRSDIVLPIPEDGNPKSPWFVLKEGSKYSLKFSFQVNNNIVTGLKYTNTVWKTGIKVDSTKQMIGAFSPQLEPYTHEMPEDTTPSGIFARGSYSARTKFLDDDNKCYLEINYTFEIKKEWQEK, encoded by the exons atgtCATTGGccgttagagttgctgaaagtaGCAGCAACATGGGTTTTGATGAAAACAAGGTAACAATTTGTGAGGGTAATAAAGGAATTGTTGCTGATTCTGACCCTGAAATTGAGAATATTGGCCCTGTTGAGAATAAGGTTAATAGACAAATGAGTGAAAGTTCAATATATACTACTGATCAAGAAGAGGATGATGATGAAACTAATAACAAGATTGAGTTAGGTCCTCAATGTTCCCTCAAAGAACAATTTGAAAAGGATAAG GATGATGAGAGTTTGAGAAGGTGGAAGGAGCAGCTCCTTGGAAGTGTGGATATCAATGCTGTTGGAG AATCCCTGGATCCGGAAGTGAAGATCTTGAGCCTTGAAATTAAGTCCCCCGGTAGATCTGATATTGTTCTCCCTATCCCCGAGGATGGAAATCCCAAGAGCCCGTGGTTTGTCCTGAAAGAAGGAAGCAAATACAGcctaaaattttcattccagGTCAACAATAACATAGTGACTGGTCTTAAGTACACGAACACAGTTTGGAAAACCGGTATCAAAG TGGACAGCACGAAACAAATGATAGGGGCGTTCAGTCCTCAATTGGAGCCTTATACACATGAAATGCCAGAAGACACCACGCCTTCTGGCATTTTTGCAAGAGGATCTTACTCGGCAAGGACAaag TTTCTTGATGATGATAACAAGTGCTATCTGGAGATCAACTATACATttgaaatcaagaaagaatgGCAGGAAAAATGA
- the LOC132058803 gene encoding acyl-CoA--sterol O-acyltransferase 1-like, translating into MEGNIKNVIKYWIEGEIETFIKVWLLIYASLCYCYLASKILPKGSFSLLSFLPVICFFLYVPLKINSVHLCGNTGFFISWLCNFKLFLLAFDQGPLSDSSLSITKFLILACLPIKIQQKCPEKIEIYVQNGVNRGKFHQNGYFQETPCPNSAEKVSSVQSGNCFSKNDHFHETSFPNSVDKTENNLFQDGHFHEIPSPILAEKGSSVQSGKGFAKNGHFQEIPFPSSIDKTENNPFQDGHFHEILSRKSSEKGSSVQMGRDFAQNDHFQESLYLSYAKSNKGQKLNYGIKTLPFALIIRVYDYSEYIHPHIILVIYCFHIYLSLEIILAIISGLARGLFRLQLEPQFNEPYLSTSLQDFWGRRWNLIVSQILRPTVYKPTLSLSTNILGGKWTPLPALMATFVVSGLMHELIFYYLGRVKPTWEITWFFLLHGVCLNIEICVKKVINGRFKLPRIIGTILTVGFVMITGFWLFFPQLLRCNSDVSAFGEYEAIGAFFKDITKAVKSTFLR; encoded by the coding sequence ATGGAGGGAAATATCAAGAATGTGATCAAATATTGGATAGAAGGAGAAATTGAAACTTTTATTAAGGTATGGTTATTAATTTATGCATCACTATGCTATTGCTATTTAGCATCCAAAATTCTTCCAAAGGGTTCATTTAGTCTCTTATCTTTTCTCCCTGTGATATGTTTTTTCCTCTATGTCCCTCTCAAAATTAATTCTGTTCATCTTTGTGGTAACACTGGTTTTTTTATTTCTTGGCTTTGTAATTTTAAGCTTTTTTTACTTGCTTTTGACCAAGGTCCACTTTCTGATTCTTCACTTTCTATTACTAAATTTCTAATCCTTGCTTGCCTACCCATCAAGATTCAGCAAAAATGTccagaaaaaattgaaatttatgtGCAAAATGGGGTTAACAGAGgtaaatttcatcaaaatggttattttcaagaaactccATGTCCAAATTCAGCTGAAAAAGTTTCTAGTGTACAAAGTGgaaattgtttttcaaaaaatgaccattttcatgaaacttcatTTCCAAACTCAGTTGATAAAACTGAAAACAACCTTTTTCAAGATGGACATTTTCATGAAATCCCATCTCCAATTTTAGCTGAAAAAGGTTCTAGTGTGCAAAGTGGAAAGGGTTTTGCAAAAAATGGCCATTTTCAAGAAATCCCATTTCCAAGTTCAATTGATAAAACTGAAAACAACCCTTTTCAAGATGGacattttcatgaaatcctGTCTCGAAAATCATCTGAAAAAGGCTCTAGCGTGCAAATGGGAAGGGACTTTGCACAAAATGACCACTTTCAAGAAAGCCTATATCTATCTTATGCAAAGTCCAACAAAGGCCAGAAACTAAATTATGGCATAAAGACACTTCCTTTTGCTTTAATTATTAGAGTTTATGACTATAGTGAATATATacatccccatatcatattgGTCATCTATTGCTTCCACATATACCTTTCCTTAGAAATCATTCTAGCTATTATTTCGGGCTTGGCCCGTGGGCTTTTCAGGCTTCAGCTCGAACCACAGTTCAATGAACCATATTTATCTACCTCATTACAAGATTTCTGGGGCCGGCGTTGGAATCTCATCGTCTCTCAAATCCTTCGGCCCACTGTATACAAGCCAACTCTAAGCCTCTCCACGAACATTTTGGGCGGGAAGTGGACCCCACTTCCTGCCCTGATGGCTACATTCGTAGTATCGGGCCTAATGCACGAGCTGATATTTTACTATTTGGGTCGGGTCAAGCCCACTTGGGAAATCACCTGGTTCTTTTTGCTACATGGGGTGTGTTTAAACATTGAGATATGTGTTAAGAAGGTGATTAATGGCAGGTTTAAGCTGCCACGGATAATCGGGACGATCTTGACCGTTGGATTTGTTATGATCACGGGTTTCTGGTTGTTTTTTCCACAGTTGTTAAGGTGTAATTCTGATGTTAGTGCATTTGGAGAGTATGAAGCTATTGGTGCATTCTTTAAGGATATCACCAAGGCTGTGAAATCAACATTTTTGAGATAA